The window GGGTGTACAAATATATAGAGAATTTTATTTGTTCAGCGAATTTTCGCTAGATTTGTAATTTTCTTTTGCATCAATTTTCTATCTTAACCACAAGTTGAAAAGAAAAGTTTCAAATTGAATTGGAAAACCAACCCGGGCAGAGTATAAGTAGCGGATTGAGATTCAAATTATTCCAAGCAAAACCAGCACCGGAAGCCGGAGGAGAAAGAGCAAAATTGGAAGCAGTTCGAGTGAATTTCAAAAACCATGTTTTGCTGCTTGGAATTACTTGGCAGATAAATAAGGAGAAATCAATCATTCGATTCGCCCGTCCAGTGTGTTAGAAAAAGTCAAATTAGATGACTGGAATTTATGTTTTTATTTCTAGTATGCGGGCCCCCTCCGCCAAACTAAAATCCTGCAAATCCAAAAACCTTGCAGGGGCGTTCGGGTCACGCTTTCGGCTGTAGTCCAAGCCCACTCCGCTAAACGCTGCGTTGGCTTGGAGCTACTTGCCTCTATCGTTGCCCGAGACGCAACCTCAACCAACGGTTATCACCCCACCTGTAGCTGTATTTATTCCTTAAGCCGATTTCAAATCTGTTATAGTCCAAATTTGCATCATACTAATTTGCCTAAACAGCTTTTGCATCGGCAATTACTAATGTAATTTAAGAAACAGAAAATAGGTGAAAACCGGAGATTACCCGGAATTATTCCTTTTCAAATTCACCTTCCAAACGAGCTACAACAGCCGAAGCAAGACAATTACCCAAAACATTTACCGCAGTTCGGGCCATATCCATAAAGGTATCGATACCTAAAATGATAAGAATGGGTTCAGGTGGAAGGTTAAAGGAAGCAACAGTACCGGATAAGATTACCAGGGAAGCCCGGGGTACTCCGGCTACTCCTTTACTAGTTAGCATTAAGGTAAAAACCATTACCATTTGCTGGCTAAAACTTAGCTCAACGCCGGCGGCTTGTGCCACAAAAACCGATGCCAGAGAAAGGTACAAGGTAGTACCATCTAAATTAAAGCTATAACCGGTAGGCAGCACAAAGGCAACTACTTTTCGAGGAACACCGATTTTTTCCATAGCGTGCATAGCCTTAGGCAAAGCACTTTCGCTGCTGGCGGTGGCAAAAGCCAATGAAACCGGTTCGGCAACTGCTTTTGCAAACTTTTTAATTGGAATTTTAAAATACAAAGCAATTGGCAATAAAACCAATATTACAAAGGCTACCAAGGCCCCATACAAGGTTAGCAACAACTTAATCAGGTTACCAAAAATATCAAAACCAAACTTAGAAACCGTATACGAAATGGCGCCCATTACGGCTAGAGGAGCCAAATACATGACCAGCTCAGTAAACCGAAACATTACTTCGGTGAGGCTTTCGGCAAAATGCAACATGGGTGCCGCCAATTCCTTCTTCACCATGGCTAATGCTATTCCAAATAAAATGGAAAAAACCACCACCTGCAATACTTGTCCTTCGGCAATGGCTTTAGCAATATTATCAGGGAAGGTATGGAGTAGGATTTCTTGCCAGGTTTGACTTTTCACTTCGGGCAGTGCTTCAGCACCTTGGGGCACTATGGCACCATCACCGGCGCGAGTAATATTGATAGCGGCCAAACCGATAAATAAGGCCAGGGTAGTAACTACTTCAAAATACACCAATGCTTTCAGCCCCATCCTTCCTACTTGTTTAATGTCGGAATGTCCGGCTATGCCCACCACCAAGGTGCCAAATAGCAATGGGGAAATAATGGTTTTTATCAGTTTCAGAAAAATGTCTGACAAAATCTTCAATTCCAATCCAACGCTAGGCGACATCCAACCAATACCAATTCCCAAAGCCAGTCCAATGAGAATGTAGGTGGTAAAGGATAAACGTTTCAAGAGACTGAAATCTTAATTTTAAATTAGTCTACATGAATTATTGCATACCGTTTCCAAATTTAGAACGATACAATCCTTCAACTGCGTTAAAACTTTGGTTCAACTCTTTAGCCAGTTTTTCCTGATTATTTTCTTGGGCAAGAGAAACGGTACGAGCCAAGATAGACATACTTTGTTGGGCATCTGTTTCCAGGTTTACAAAGTATTTGTTACTTAGGCTGAGGTAGTACTTCAAATCCTGTTCATTGATAGTGGCTAAGCGTTTCAAAATGGCATTTGCTTTTTCCGGCTGACCCAATTTATAGTAATTTTCAGCTACCCCAATGGAAATAAAATTGTAAGGAATGGTTTCATCGGGCATTTCCTCCATAGATTTATCCAACACTTTCAAGGCTTTATCCTTTTCACCAATTGCCATTAATTGTTCGGCCAATCTGTTTAAATTGAGGCGCAAGCCGGTAGTCATACGCATGGTTTCCGGGTCGATGTTCAAATTAGGATTTTTCATATCTCCCCATTTGAATTTATTCATCACGTTTTCGTACATAATGGAAGCAGCTACTCTGCCCGGCATACCATCTT of the Bacteroidia bacterium genome contains:
- a CDS encoding cation:dicarboxylase symporter family transporter — its product is MKRLSFTTYILIGLALGIGIGWMSPSVGLELKILSDIFLKLIKTIISPLLFGTLVVGIAGHSDIKQVGRMGLKALVYFEVVTTLALFIGLAAINITRAGDGAIVPQGAEALPEVKSQTWQEILLHTFPDNIAKAIAEGQVLQVVVFSILFGIALAMVKKELAAPMLHFAESLTEVMFRFTELVMYLAPLAVMGAISYTVSKFGFDIFGNLIKLLLTLYGALVAFVILVLLPIALYFKIPIKKFAKAVAEPVSLAFATASSESALPKAMHAMEKIGVPRKVVAFVLPTGYSFNLDGTTLYLSLASVFVAQAAGVELSFSQQMVMVFTLMLTSKGVAGVPRASLVILSGTVASFNLPPEPILIILGIDTFMDMARTAVNVLGNCLASAVVARLEGEFEKE